One window of the Runella slithyformis DSM 19594 genome contains the following:
- a CDS encoding DUF4221 family protein, with protein MKIYHIFVVLSVVFLLAQCALKQNKDSIYTTESVSLMNFKKLNISVPEGAYNSYMHLQVYKDSLLYGINPASPYTIAVFNLKLQRFERNIPLESHLFKEKPGAFYVHQPDSIFITGTNYPTVQIVSGQGNIINKFNLRDLGLNKECVLPALFHYTSPYYDPAHKQLFLTMLPLDWDQLGANSRNFTQAVFDLSTKKMIAEFAPIQGTNRGVLPYDLNIPYRLVEGETIYISYPTKEVIEIYDRNTFVKKSEKRLISDDDIALIEPLSANKAQDEQELWNYRITVPFYEPIFYHSDSRCFSRIWHHPQELKPDGRTLNDGSDRVATLFIYDSNFNILKKQKFTNGLYGVRRAVPLSEGVLFAPHEKYWISEDSLSLRFIFHL; from the coding sequence ATGAAAATATATCACATATTTGTTGTTCTCTCAGTAGTATTTTTGCTTGCACAATGTGCATTAAAACAAAATAAAGACAGCATTTATACTACAGAATCAGTTTCTTTAATGAATTTTAAGAAGCTAAACATTTCAGTACCTGAAGGTGCATATAATAGCTATATGCACCTTCAGGTCTATAAGGATTCACTTTTATACGGCATCAACCCCGCTTCTCCTTACACAATTGCTGTTTTCAATTTAAAACTTCAAAGATTTGAAAGGAATATACCCTTAGAATCTCACCTTTTCAAAGAAAAACCCGGGGCTTTTTACGTTCATCAACCTGATAGTATTTTTATTACAGGTACAAATTATCCTACGGTTCAGATAGTTTCAGGACAAGGGAACATCATTAATAAATTCAATCTCAGAGATTTGGGGTTAAATAAAGAATGTGTTCTTCCTGCATTGTTTCATTATACCTCTCCCTATTATGATCCTGCTCATAAACAATTATTTTTGACGATGCTGCCATTAGACTGGGATCAATTAGGAGCAAACAGTAGAAATTTCACACAAGCAGTTTTCGATTTATCAACGAAGAAAATGATTGCTGAGTTTGCGCCTATTCAGGGAACAAACAGGGGAGTATTACCTTATGACTTAAATATCCCTTATCGACTGGTAGAAGGTGAAACTATTTACATCTCTTACCCTACAAAAGAGGTCATTGAAATATATGACAGGAATACATTTGTAAAAAAAAGTGAGAAGCGACTGATTTCTGATGATGACATTGCGCTTATTGAACCTTTATCTGCCAATAAAGCACAGGATGAACAGGAACTATGGAATTATAGAATCACAGTCCCTTTCTATGAACCCATCTTTTATCATTCTGATTCACGATGTTTTTCCAGAATTTGGCATCATCCGCAAGAGTTGAAGCCTGATGGAAGAACGCTCAATGATGGTTCAGATAGAGTAGCTACCCTATTCATTTACGATAGTAATTTTAATATTTTAAAAAAACAAAAATTCACAAATGGTCTTTATGGAGTTCGCAGAGCTGTTCCGTTATCGGAAGGAGTACTGTTTGCTCCACATGAAAAATACTGGATCAGTGAAGATTCACTATCGCTTAGATTCATATTTCATCTCTAA
- a CDS encoding efflux RND transporter permease subunit translates to MKGIYPLLLGFAVLSLVGLLLVPRLSVQLAPSGGGQNITVSYAWAGASPLMLEAQVTALLEGTFSTVQGVKKVSSVSGYGYGYVSLELDKNADADALRLEVASLVRQVYKRLPTEMSYPQVALNTPNQQERQKPLLTLQLDGPAAAAALLRYAEEQLKPALAQVRGVYQVEVSGGNRQEWVIAYDIDALKNLQLSENQIITTIQQHFRQEALGSLTQPNGQRLLVSLNTPFSAWKGARGEVKTPPLQMERGAGGEVLAAIPIANLSGRIVRLGEIATITRQEQPATTFYRVNGQNALNMTLSAAAGANQLKVAQEVRKRITTLQQQLPAGYQLRTEYDATQYIEENLQRIGIQSGFAVLILFLFVLLTTRSWRYMALIGVSMAVCLLLSVILFYVFKVEIHLYSLAALTTSLGIIIDNVIVMIEHYRRYRNLRVFSALLGATLTTCAGLAVIWFLPDEARVDLLDFAVVMVITLGVSLAVAVGFVPALMGITLRSKAQKATPNKRVDMFYKTDYKSASDSVRITNPDEQKLIVPASSFRKGCWGSTPFGEAFYRAILHLLVRFRKTVILAGVLLFGTPIFLLPNQLEKENPLAAYYNPLFGNEWFNDELRPVLNKWLGGTLRLFVNYVYEGAYFGKPERTALYVVAELPNNSTIAQMNLVFERLEKEMSSYPEIDRFMTQIYNGQQGSMVVYFKKSHEDGSFPYQLKNRTIALSTEMSGISWNIYGVGQGFSQSLEENQTPSFNVRMLGYNYQQLEDQATRLKTLLEAHPRIQEVNINRGMGMFSNKNLYEYALQTQTGALALRNTTLSGIYEGLHQRSKRSNADIYTFMTGQYESIQVLPTQSQHFDVYQLNNQPLQSDLVTYKLNSLAKITKEKVIPEIFKEDQQYVRMVSFEYFGSGHFGDKFLTKTLDEFRPTLPVGYTAKKSEYNWFSEETRTQYELIGLVMVLIYIVCAVIFESLVQPLALIGMIPLSYVGVFLAFYWFDYNFDQGGYASFVLLAGNVVCAGIFIIAEWNILRKTDPKSPPFALYLRAFQHKIRPILLTVLSTVVGLVPFLLYENEPFWFALGVGTIGGLLMSLLILVFFLPVFLMNKREFITNDYLYT, encoded by the coding sequence ATGAAAGGTATATATCCTTTATTATTGGGTTTTGCGGTGCTGAGTTTGGTGGGGCTATTGCTGGTGCCGAGGCTGTCGGTGCAGTTGGCGCCGTCGGGCGGGGGGCAAAACATCACCGTCAGCTATGCCTGGGCGGGCGCCTCGCCGCTGATGCTGGAGGCGCAGGTCACTGCCCTGCTGGAGGGTACGTTCAGCACGGTACAGGGGGTCAAAAAAGTATCGTCGGTGTCAGGGTATGGCTACGGCTATGTGTCATTGGAACTGGACAAAAATGCCGATGCCGATGCCCTGCGGCTTGAGGTGGCGTCGTTGGTGCGGCAGGTCTATAAGCGGCTGCCGACCGAGATGAGCTACCCCCAAGTGGCCCTCAACACCCCCAACCAACAGGAGCGCCAAAAGCCCCTGCTCACGCTCCAACTCGACGGCCCCGCTGCGGCCGCTGCGCTCCTCCGCTACGCCGAGGAGCAACTCAAGCCCGCACTCGCCCAAGTACGGGGCGTGTATCAGGTAGAAGTGAGCGGCGGCAACCGCCAAGAGTGGGTCATTGCTTACGATATTGATGCCCTAAAAAACCTACAACTGTCAGAAAATCAAATTATTACTACCATTCAACAGCATTTTCGCCAAGAAGCCCTCGGCAGCCTCACCCAACCCAACGGCCAACGCCTTTTAGTAAGTTTGAACACTCCCTTTTCTGCATGGAAAGGTGCAAGGGGTGAGGTCAAAACTCCCCCTCTCCAAATGGAGCGGGGAGCGGGGGGTGAGGTGCTTGCAGCCATCCCCATCGCCAACCTATCGGGTCGCATCGTCCGTCTGGGTGAGATAGCCACCATCACTCGCCAAGAGCAGCCCGCCACCACTTTTTACCGCGTTAACGGCCAAAATGCGTTGAATATGACCCTGTCGGCGGCGGCGGGAGCGAATCAATTGAAGGTAGCGCAGGAAGTGCGGAAACGCATCACTACCCTCCAACAACAACTGCCCGCCGGCTACCAACTCCGCACCGAGTATGATGCGACTCAATACATCGAAGAAAACCTGCAACGCATTGGTATTCAGTCAGGTTTTGCAGTGTTGATACTTTTTTTGTTTGTGCTGCTTACTACCCGCAGTTGGCGATACATGGCCCTGATCGGCGTGAGTATGGCGGTGTGTCTGTTGTTGTCGGTCATTCTGTTTTATGTTTTTAAGGTGGAGATTCATCTGTATTCGTTGGCGGCGCTTACTACCTCGTTAGGCATTATTATTGACAACGTCATTGTGATGATAGAGCACTACCGCCGCTACCGAAATTTGAGGGTATTTTCGGCCCTGTTGGGCGCTACGCTCACCACTTGCGCGGGCTTGGCCGTGATCTGGTTTTTGCCCGACGAAGCCCGTGTTGACTTGCTTGATTTTGCAGTAGTGATGGTGATTACGTTGGGGGTTTCGTTGGCGGTAGCAGTGGGGTTTGTGCCTGCGCTGATGGGTATTACCCTACGTAGTAAAGCTCAGAAAGCTACTCCAAACAAGCGGGTTGACATGTTTTACAAGACCGATTACAAATCGGCTTCAGATAGTGTCCGGATTACAAATCCGGACGAGCAAAAGTTGATAGTACCCGCCTCTTCTTTCCGGAAAGGGTGCTGGGGCAGTACGCCGTTTGGTGAGGCTTTCTACAGGGCTATTTTACACCTTTTGGTACGTTTCCGCAAAACGGTTATTTTGGCAGGGGTTTTACTTTTTGGCACCCCTATCTTTCTGTTGCCCAATCAGTTAGAAAAAGAAAATCCGTTGGCGGCTTATTATAATCCCCTCTTTGGCAATGAATGGTTTAACGACGAACTACGTCCCGTTTTGAACAAATGGTTGGGCGGAACCCTGCGACTTTTTGTCAATTATGTCTATGAAGGCGCATACTTTGGCAAGCCTGAACGGACAGCCTTATACGTAGTAGCCGAACTGCCCAACAACAGTACGATAGCGCAGATGAATTTGGTGTTTGAACGGCTGGAAAAAGAGATGAGTTCCTACCCCGAAATAGACCGTTTTATGACGCAGATCTACAACGGGCAGCAGGGCAGCATGGTGGTTTATTTTAAGAAAAGCCACGAAGACGGCTCGTTTCCGTACCAACTCAAAAACCGCACCATTGCCCTTTCTACCGAAATGAGCGGTATTAGTTGGAATATTTACGGCGTGGGGCAGGGTTTCAGTCAGTCGTTGGAAGAAAACCAAACGCCGAGTTTTAACGTGCGAATGTTGGGCTATAACTACCAACAATTGGAAGATCAAGCCACCCGCCTCAAAACGCTTTTGGAAGCGCATCCCCGCATTCAGGAGGTGAATATCAACCGGGGAATGGGGATGTTCAGCAATAAAAATCTGTACGAATACGCGCTCCAAACCCAAACCGGTGCTTTAGCACTGCGAAACACTACACTGTCAGGGATATACGAAGGGCTTCATCAACGCAGCAAGCGATCAAACGCTGATATATATACGTTTATGACCGGTCAATACGAATCCATCCAGGTGCTACCGACGCAATCGCAGCATTTTGACGTGTATCAGCTTAATAATCAGCCGTTGCAATCGGACTTGGTTACTTACAAACTCAATTCGTTGGCAAAAATCACCAAAGAGAAAGTCATTCCCGAGATTTTCAAAGAAGACCAGCAATACGTTCGGATGGTGAGTTTTGAGTATTTTGGCAGCGGGCATTTCGGCGATAAATTTTTGACCAAAACGCTGGATGAATTTCGCCCTACGCTGCCCGTGGGTTATACAGCTAAAAAATCGGAATACAATTGGTTCAGCGAAGAAACCCGCACCCAATACGAACTGATCGGCCTCGTAATGGTCTTAATTTACATCGTTTGTGCGGTCATTTTTGAGAGTTTGGTTCAACCATTGGCCTTGATCGGGATGATTCCGCTGTCGTACGTAGGGGTGTTTTTAGCTTTTTATTGGTTCGATTACAACTTCGATCAAGGCGGCTACGCGTCTTTTGTGCTGTTGGCGGGCAATGTGGTCTGTGCGGGGATATTTATCATTGCCGAATGGAATATTTTGCGGAAAACCGACCCGAAGAGCCCGCCTTTTGCGCTGTATCTGCGCGCTTTTCAACATAAAATACGCCCGATTTTGCTTACAGTGCTTTCGACGGTTGTTGGCTTGGTACCTTTTCTGCTGTATGAAAATGAACCTTTCTGGTTTGCTTTGGGTGTCGGTACCATTGGCGGGCTGCTCATGTCGCTGCTTATTTTAGTGTTTTTTCTGCCCGTTTTTCTGATGAATAAACGAGAATTTATTACTAACGACTATCTATATACGTAA
- a CDS encoding carboxypeptidase-like regulatory domain-containing protein — MKLLSLLLFMGSFLAGNAQTPVVRGKVLNAKGEGIPYATLLSMTDAKVGAIANEAGAFALTVGTLAVGQKMIVSALGYADTTFTLKKDAPAQPLIIRLRERPVVLPEITVRKSSGKTFLFGNPQGEMLKHSPTDYYFVKASQSGAGVGTVFSTQKRKGTIETISVFISESRPSNYVLTVFSLDEIGTDYKLYPKHQLIPLISRPISFTASKTGWIDIENLAIMVPAKYLAVLVTKVNEASDAGSTLPQTSYEYRIGRQFSKGGAARHIYLFGDRYAVLAKNDDISAIYVTCRE, encoded by the coding sequence ATGAAACTATTATCACTTTTGCTCTTCATGGGTTCTTTTTTGGCAGGGAATGCTCAAACGCCGGTGGTAAGGGGTAAAGTACTCAATGCCAAAGGGGAGGGTATTCCCTACGCCACTCTTTTGAGCATGACGGATGCAAAAGTGGGGGCTATTGCCAATGAAGCAGGGGCCTTCGCCCTAACCGTTGGCACCCTTGCCGTCGGTCAGAAAATGATAGTGTCGGCCTTGGGGTACGCCGACACTACCTTCACGTTGAAGAAAGATGCACCAGCCCAGCCTTTGATAATCCGGCTCCGGGAACGCCCTGTGGTATTGCCGGAAATAACGGTGCGGAAATCCTCCGGTAAAACATTTCTTTTTGGCAACCCCCAAGGGGAGATGTTGAAACATTCGCCGACCGACTACTATTTTGTGAAGGCCAGCCAATCGGGCGCGGGAGTAGGAACGGTTTTTTCGACCCAAAAACGCAAGGGAACGATTGAAACGATTTCGGTTTTTATCAGTGAATCCCGGCCGAGCAACTATGTATTGACCGTATTTTCACTTGATGAAATAGGTACTGACTACAAATTGTATCCTAAGCATCAGCTTATCCCTTTGATCTCCCGTCCGATTTCCTTCACTGCTTCCAAGACAGGCTGGATAGATATAGAAAATCTTGCGATAATGGTTCCCGCCAAGTATTTGGCGGTGTTGGTCACTAAAGTAAATGAGGCATCTGATGCCGGCAGTACTTTACCTCAAACTTCGTATGAGTATCGTATTGGACGTCAGTTTTCTAAGGGTGGCGCGGCCCGTCATATCTATCTTTTTGGAGACCGTTATGCTGTTTTAGCAAAAAATGATGATATTTCCGCTATCTATGTTACGTGCCGCGAGTAG
- a CDS encoding response regulator transcription factor, whose amino-acid sequence MLKDKKILLINVEGAMRLRDYFRALQAEATMYESCTVGEIVPIPVREQADFVIIEVTHENSLEIARLFAKNAPLTRIIVLTASSQAEAVVAANVQMHALLLSGCVFDEYLTCLWQISEGYFYFSEGLQLQMARTQVKPTANLVFFDVLSGREREVLSLLCEGFTNAQIGSSLFISAETVKNHKINIMEKLHLKTNNDLLLWVGEIRKEWREHFGIK is encoded by the coding sequence ATGCTTAAAGATAAAAAAATACTGCTAATCAACGTTGAGGGCGCTATGCGCTTGAGGGATTATTTCAGGGCATTGCAGGCCGAGGCCACAATGTATGAATCATGTACGGTTGGGGAGATAGTGCCCATCCCTGTGAGGGAGCAGGCGGATTTTGTCATCATCGAAGTGACCCATGAAAATAGTCTGGAGATTGCTCGATTATTTGCTAAAAATGCGCCGTTGACCCGAATCATTGTATTGACGGCCTCATCGCAGGCTGAGGCGGTTGTGGCTGCCAATGTACAAATGCACGCATTGTTGTTGTCGGGATGCGTCTTTGATGAATACCTGACCTGTTTGTGGCAAATAAGTGAGGGGTATTTTTATTTTAGCGAAGGTTTGCAGCTGCAAATGGCACGTACGCAGGTTAAACCGACCGCCAACTTGGTCTTCTTTGACGTATTGAGCGGTAGAGAAAGGGAGGTGTTATCGCTGCTGTGTGAAGGCTTTACCAATGCACAAATTGGTTCGAGTTTGTTTATCAGTGCCGAAACGGTCAAAAACCACAAGATAAACATCATGGAAAAACTACATTTAAAGACCAATAACGATCTGCTGCTTTGGGTAGGCGAAATAAGAAAAGAATGGCGAGAGCACTTTGGCATAAAATAG
- a CDS encoding efflux RND transporter periplasmic adaptor subunit produces MKYLLIALVFTLTQCTPSKSTEEAEAAKPSVNTTPAVATQAAQRKAFQWLLLSNGRVSNQSASKIGFKTNGVIAQINVQNGSVVRAGQVLAQLENREQLLALRQAELQLAEARVEINDLLISQGGRKGDTTSVKADVWAYIKLRSGYERGLLALQKARNDVDNTYLRAPFGGVVANLNAKPFSAASVEFCTLLSQAAPLVEFAVLETELMAVQLGQSVAVQPVAFGERRYKGQVVEINPYVSEQGLVLVKARINGADKYLFEGMNVRVQVEKNIPNQIVVPKAAVVERSGRKVVFIYAAETDTSGLAKWNYVTVAHENDTETALSEGIKAGDAVIVEGNLNLGHDARVKLKKKENPD; encoded by the coding sequence ATGAAATACCTGCTTATCGCTTTAGTATTTACGTTAACACAATGCACGCCCTCCAAATCGACCGAGGAAGCAGAAGCCGCCAAACCTTCTGTCAACACCACACCCGCAGTAGCCACCCAAGCCGCCCAACGCAAAGCGTTTCAGTGGTTGTTGCTGTCTAACGGGCGGGTGAGCAATCAGAGTGCTTCTAAAATTGGCTTTAAAACCAACGGGGTTATCGCTCAAATCAACGTACAAAACGGCTCGGTCGTGCGGGCAGGGCAAGTGCTGGCGCAACTTGAAAACCGCGAGCAACTCCTGGCCCTGCGCCAAGCCGAGCTGCAACTTGCTGAGGCTCGGGTTGAGATCAACGATCTGCTCATCTCACAGGGAGGCCGTAAGGGAGATACCACTTCCGTCAAGGCCGATGTGTGGGCGTATATCAAGCTCCGCAGCGGCTACGAGCGGGGGCTGTTGGCGTTGCAAAAAGCCCGCAACGACGTGGATAATACCTATTTGCGCGCGCCTTTTGGCGGCGTGGTGGCCAATCTCAACGCTAAACCCTTCAGTGCTGCTTCGGTTGAGTTTTGTACGCTGCTGAGTCAGGCCGCGCCGTTGGTGGAGTTTGCGGTGCTGGAAACCGAGCTGATGGCGGTGCAGTTGGGGCAATCGGTGGCGGTGCAGCCGGTGGCATTTGGCGAGCGCCGCTACAAGGGGCAGGTGGTAGAAATCAACCCCTATGTGAGCGAGCAGGGATTGGTTTTGGTAAAGGCTCGCATCAACGGGGCCGATAAGTACCTCTTTGAGGGCATGAACGTGCGGGTGCAGGTAGAGAAAAACATTCCCAACCAAATCGTAGTGCCCAAAGCAGCCGTAGTAGAGCGGAGCGGCCGCAAGGTGGTGTTTATCTACGCCGCCGAAACCGACACGAGCGGCCTCGCCAAATGGAACTACGTAACCGTCGCCCACGAAAACGACACTGAAACAGCCCTCAGCGAAGGCATCAAAGCGGGCGATGCGGTGATTGTGGAAGGCAACCTGAATCTGGGGCATGATGCGCGGGTGAAATTGAAGAAAAAAGAAAACCCTGATTGA
- a CDS encoding DUF433 domain-containing protein, which yields MDIQHIISINSEILSGTSVFTGTRVPIETLFWHLEDGISLDDFLQDFPSVKREQAVGLLEMAQKTVVSPKFLQWIHEMGA from the coding sequence ATGGACATTCAACACATTATTTCGATCAACTCAGAGATTCTCTCGGGTACCTCCGTTTTTACGGGAACTCGTGTACCGATTGAAACCTTGTTTTGGCATTTAGAAGACGGAATTTCATTAGATGACTTTTTGCAGGATTTTCCATCTGTAAAAAGAGAGCAGGCCGTTGGTTTATTGGAAATGGCCCAAAAAACAGTTGTCTCACCAAAATTTCTTCAATGGATTCATGAAATGGGTGCTTAA
- a CDS encoding DUF4221 family protein, protein MKNLSYINTLLYCYLVALAISCSSKEDNKDKKNISATLKTIKEIKIPIDKSVAIYSSTVDYIEEGGRSYIFKTNYNDLLFIDIKDKKIAKRLSFPEQGPNGVGNISQAYYHANDSVFLLTDPYHIIHVNSKLEKVNNYRLDANTEAGQRGIYPQNNNKIIFYNNSIIGFMHPKVHPNKKAMLLNTEAFVSLNCNTKDAIPLPLKFPELLQDPNDTWDFIHFRPTTILVGKQLIVSFPASDSIYLFSLETNKVKRFSGKSRHYSGKILPLSSNSFKASIDAYKSTHAYFLLKYDKFRKLFYRFVLFPTEEKTNNYSLENLVLMKPFSVQIFNEKFELIGETEIFKANTFNFVDCFVSREGLLISNNHPKNPKTNEDFLSYSLFAISKLQ, encoded by the coding sequence ATGAAAAATTTAAGTTATATAAATACTTTATTATATTGTTACCTTGTAGCTCTGGCAATATCATGTTCTAGTAAAGAAGATAATAAAGATAAAAAAAATATATCGGCAACTTTAAAAACAATAAAAGAAATCAAAATACCCATTGATAAAAGTGTTGCTATTTACAGTAGTACAGTAGATTATATAGAAGAAGGTGGTAGAAGTTACATTTTCAAAACAAACTATAATGATCTATTATTTATAGATATTAAAGATAAAAAAATAGCAAAAAGACTTAGCTTTCCCGAGCAAGGACCAAACGGGGTTGGCAATATATCTCAGGCCTATTATCACGCTAATGACTCTGTTTTTCTTTTAACAGATCCCTATCATATAATCCATGTTAATTCAAAATTAGAGAAAGTAAACAATTACCGATTAGATGCCAATACCGAAGCTGGGCAACGAGGCATCTATCCTCAAAACAACAATAAAATTATATTTTATAACAATTCAATTATTGGATTTATGCACCCTAAAGTGCATCCCAATAAAAAAGCAATGTTATTGAATACTGAGGCATTTGTATCTTTAAATTGCAATACAAAAGATGCTATACCTTTGCCATTAAAATTTCCAGAATTATTACAAGACCCTAATGATACCTGGGATTTTATACATTTTCGACCGACAACTATTTTGGTTGGCAAACAATTAATTGTATCATTTCCTGCAAGTGACAGTATTTATCTTTTTTCTTTGGAAACAAATAAAGTTAAAAGATTCAGTGGCAAAAGTCGCCATTATTCTGGTAAAATTTTACCATTATCAAGTAATTCATTTAAAGCTTCGATTGATGCATATAAATCTACCCATGCTTATTTCTTACTTAAATATGATAAATTTAGGAAGCTATTTTACAGATTTGTGCTTTTTCCAACAGAAGAAAAAACTAACAATTATTCTTTAGAAAATCTGGTATTGATGAAACCTTTTAGTGTTCAAATTTTCAATGAAAAATTTGAATTGATAGGGGAAACGGAAATCTTTAAAGCAAATACCTTTAATTTTGTCGATTGCTTTGTTTCAAGAGAAGGTCTTTTGATATCAAATAATCACCCTAAAAATCCAAAGACAAATGAAGATTTTTTATCTTATAGTTTATTTGCTATTTCTAAGTTGCAATAA
- a CDS encoding response regulator transcription factor: MTPHDKFFEYDGQRISYREGEVLLACAQGLTIEQTAKKLFISQHTVKTHREKLRLRFSLQGYTKLVWFATKLQPELEKWIK, from the coding sequence ATGACCCCACATGACAAATTTTTTGAATACGACGGCCAACGAATCTCTTACCGCGAAGGCGAAGTGCTTTTGGCTTGCGCTCAGGGATTGACCATTGAGCAAACCGCAAAAAAACTATTTATTAGTCAACATACCGTAAAGACTCACCGCGAGAAACTTCGCCTGCGTTTTTCATTGCAAGGATACACGAAACTGGTGTGGTTTGCTACAAAATTGCAGCCGGAACTCGAAAAATGGATAAAGTAG